A part of Onthophagus taurus isolate NC chromosome 7, IU_Otau_3.0, whole genome shotgun sequence genomic DNA contains:
- the LOC111421014 gene encoding histone H1-like, with product MTDVQQTEQIRVSSETENTTPVKNEAAGGGSSSDSSTKKKKSQRSKATHPPTSEMVNNAIKTLQERNGSSLQAIKKYMVSNYKVDAEKMAPFIKKFLKTAIAAGAIVQTKGKGASGSFKVASASAKKSGRAKTSSLKKKPAAAVSKTVKARAISTKKSSSAAKAKTTLVSGSPVVESKKKAAVKAKKSPTVGEKKVTNSTTAAVKKTTTVRKAQSKAKKVTKGPTKKPKAPKPKTAKKVAGGAAQLKSSSTKKRSLPKRK from the coding sequence ATGACGGATGTACAACAAACGGAACAGATCCGCGTATCTTCCGAAACGGAAAACACTACACCCGTAAAAAACGAAGCTGCCGGCGGTGGTTCCTCCTCCGATTCGTCgacgaagaaaaagaaaagccAGCGATCAAAAGCCACCCATCCACCTACATCCGAAATGGTGAATAATGCGATTAAGACCCTTCAGGAACGCAACGGTTCGTCGCTTCAagctattaaaaagtacatggTTTCTAATTACAAAGTTGACGCTGAGAAGATGGCTccgtttattaagaaattccTGAAGACCGCCATCGCTGCAGGCGCTATTGTCCAAACTAAAGGTAAAGGTGCGTCAGGATCGTTTAAAGTGGCATCGGCCTCTGCAAAAAAGTCAGGCAGAGCAAAGACTTCCTCCCTTAAAAAGAAACCTGCCGCCGCCGTATCTAAAACGGTCAAAGCTCGAGCTATCTCTACGAAGAAATCCTCCTCAGCTGCGAAGGCAAAAACAACGCTGGTATCCGGTTCCCCTGTTGTTGAAAGCAAAAAGAAGGCTGCGGTAAAAGCCAAAAAGTCGCCAACGGTCGGAGAAAAGAAAGTAACCAACTCTACTACTGCCGCAGTCAAAAAAACCACCACGGTTAGAAAAGCACAATCAAAAGCTAAAAAAGTTACCAAGGGACCGACGAAAAAGCCGAAAGCGCCGAAACCTAAAACCGCCAAGAAAGTCGCTGGTGGTGCTGCACAATTGAAATCGTCGTCCACGAAAAAGAGAAGCTTACCAAAGAGAAAATGA